In a single window of the Leptospira sanjuanensis genome:
- a CDS encoding S1C family serine protease codes for MKNMEKLKYVAVVSISLLLGAFLSPVMFCGTGQSSPLFLNAKGDKEPSPATRQAITIQQAFEEVYQTASPSVVSIATERTQNVPVHPGPFGDPFFDQFFGRGQGGGGRVMKQKQTGLGSGIILNTQGYILTNEHVVRSMDKLTVRLKTGKTYNAELVGSDAVIDLALLKIKPDGELVPIELGDSSAVKVGDWAIAIGAPLGYEQSLTAGIVSAVGRTGIDNSGVHYLQTDASINQGNSGGPLLDINGRVIGINRMIASQSGGSVGIGFAIPINEAKAIMEELKTTGKVKRPAQAWLGVGVDYLHEEDAKQLKISGGAVVVQIMNDSPADRAGIQLMDIITEISGVKINSPEEVVSTVKKSKVGDRINITIIRQGNVSRLSIQLKERPN; via the coding sequence ATGAAAAATATGGAAAAACTGAAGTATGTTGCGGTCGTAAGCATTTCACTTCTACTCGGGGCATTCTTATCTCCTGTGATGTTTTGTGGAACGGGCCAAAGTAGTCCGTTGTTTCTCAACGCAAAAGGCGACAAGGAACCGAGTCCGGCTACGCGTCAAGCGATCACGATTCAGCAAGCCTTCGAAGAAGTGTATCAAACCGCTTCTCCCAGCGTAGTCTCCATCGCCACCGAGAGAACACAGAACGTTCCCGTTCATCCCGGGCCGTTCGGAGATCCTTTCTTTGACCAATTTTTCGGAAGAGGTCAAGGCGGAGGGGGAAGAGTGATGAAACAAAAACAAACCGGTCTCGGTTCCGGAATCATCCTCAACACACAGGGTTATATTCTCACCAACGAACACGTGGTTCGTTCCATGGATAAACTTACCGTTCGTTTAAAAACGGGAAAGACGTATAACGCGGAACTTGTGGGTTCCGATGCGGTGATCGACCTCGCACTTTTAAAAATCAAACCGGACGGAGAACTCGTTCCGATCGAACTCGGCGATTCTTCCGCCGTGAAAGTAGGGGACTGGGCGATCGCGATCGGAGCTCCTCTCGGTTACGAACAATCTTTAACGGCGGGAATCGTGAGCGCCGTGGGTAGAACGGGAATCGACAACAGCGGAGTTCATTATCTGCAAACGGACGCTTCCATCAACCAAGGAAATTCCGGCGGACCTCTTTTAGACATCAACGGTCGCGTCATCGGGATCAATCGTATGATCGCTTCGCAAAGCGGCGGTTCGGTGGGAATCGGTTTCGCGATTCCGATTAACGAAGCTAAGGCGATCATGGAGGAATTGAAAACCACCGGCAAGGTCAAACGCCCCGCGCAGGCTTGGCTCGGCGTCGGCGTCGATTATCTTCACGAAGAAGACGCAAAGCAGTTGAAAATTTCCGGCGGAGCGGTCGTTGTACAGATCATGAACGATTCTCCGGCGGATCGGGCCGGGATTCAGTTGATGGATATCATCACCGAAATTTCCGGAGTGAAGATCAATTCTCCCGAAGAAGTGGTCAGCACGGTGAAGAAGAGCAAGGTGGGAGATCGGATCAACATCACGATCATTCGTCAAGGAAACGTTTCCAGACTTTCGATCCAGCTCAAGGAAAGACCGAA